The Melioribacteraceae bacterium 4301-Me genome contains the following window.
ACTGCATCAAGAGCTGAGGCGAATTTCGGAAGAACTAAAGCAAGATAAGCCACAAATTAATTGGGATGAGAAAGAAAGAATAGAAAAAGCCACTACTAAGTTTAACGATATAAACCAAAAAATAAAGGATATATCTCAAAAATTAAGCGAGACGCAAAATGAATTGATGAAAAGAAATTTACTTTCTGAAGAGACTTTGAAAAAATACATGGAGCTTCAAAATCTTTTAGAACAATTAAGCAGCGATGAGTTTAAAGAAGCAATGAAAAAGCTTCAAGAAGCTTTACAGAATTTAATGCGAGACCAAGTTCAACAGTCATTAGAAAATTTTAAAATTGATGAGGAGTATTTTCGAAAAAGCATTGAAAGAACTGTCAACTTGCTAAAGAGAATACAAATTGAGCAAAAAATAGACGAGCTAATAAAACGAACAGATGAACTCCAAAAGAAAATACAAGACTTGGAAAGCAAAACCAAACAAGGAAATCTTAATGATAAAGCACTAAGGGATGAACTAAGCAAAAGACAAAATGATATAACAAAGGAATTTAAAGACTTAGAAGACACTATGGAAAGTCTTAACAAAAAAATGAATGAAATTGATGAGGTCCCAAAGGAAGAGATGAACAAAATACTTCAAAACTTCGAGCAACAGAACAATAATTCTCTTTCACAACAGGCGAGCGAACAGATTACTCAACAGAAAAAAAATGAAGCATTGCAAAATCAGCAACAAATGCAATCAAATTTACAAAGCTTGTCGAATCAGATTAAAAACATGCAGACAGCAATGCAGCAGCAATATCAAGCTCAAATGTTTAAGGATATGGTAAAAATCATAGACAACCTGCTGACCCTTTCCAAGGAACAGGAAGAATTAAAAAATAACACTGAACAGGTATCCACTTTTTCGCAGCAAATGGATAAATATGCTCGTAAACAAAACGAATTACAAAACAGTCTTGAAAAAATAATGCAACAAATGGCAGATTTATCACAAAAGACTTTTGCAATAACACCAGAAATGGGTAAAGCTTTGGGAGATGCAATTTCGCAGATGAATAGATCAACAAATTCTTTACAAAACAAGAATAATAGTGCTGCTTCTTCAAGCCAACAAAATGCAATTTCTTCGTTAAACGAGGCTGCATTATTGATGAAAAGCTCACTTGAACAAATGATGAACGGTTCAGGCAGCGGTGGAATGATGTCGCTTTTTCAGCAGCTGCAAAAAATGGCTCAACAGCAGATGGGATTAAATCAAATAACACAAATGCTGCAGCAAGGCAAATATACTCAACAACAACTTGCTGAAATGCAGCGCTTAGCTCAGCAGCAAGAACTAATAAGAAAATCACTTGAACAATTAAATCAAGAAGCTAAAGAAAGCGGGCAATCGAAACGCCTGGCTGCTAATCTGGATAAAATTTTACAAGATATGCAAGAAGTAGTTACAAATCTTCAAACACAAAAGTTAGACGATAACCTAATAAAACAGCAGGAACGTATTCTCTCAAAATTACTTGATGCACAAAAATCAATAAATGAAAGAGATTATGAAGAGACCCGTCAATCAAATACCGGAAAAGATATTCAAAGGCAATCACCCCCAGAACTCGAACTAGCCAAGGAAAAAAGTAAAAACAAACTTAAGGATGAACTTATACGCGCAATCAACGAGGGATACAAAAAAGATTATGAAGAATTAATTAGAAAGTACTTCGAAGCACTTCAAAATGAAAAAGAAAAATAAAACTATATTAACTTTTTTTATTTTGGCAGTATTATTCGTTTTCTCTTGTGAAAACGATGCAAAAAAAGAGAAGGGAAATTCTAAAAACGAAATACAAAAACTTGAGATGATAAAAAAACAAAAGCAAGCTGAATCAGATTCACTTAAACGCGAAATTGAAAAGCTGAAAAAACAACGTGACAGTTTAAATTCATTAGACCGATAAACATGTTTATTTAACAGCTGAAATGAAAACTTTTCTCATAACTTTGCACAGATAAAGTTTAGATTGGAATGTTAAACTAACCTACAATAAATCATGTCTAATTTTCAAAAAATGGATTTTACAATGAGCAAAAAATTACTATTCACTACTTGGCTGCTTCCCATTTTATTTTTTACGAACTGCAGCAGTAGTATAGATATCCAAAGCAATTGGTTAAACGAGAAAATAACATTAAACTCAGATAACCCTAACTGGCAAAAGGGATTAAAAAAACTAGACGATAAACCTATTTATCTAAACACTCTAAACGATAACGAATTTATTTATGTTTATTTAACCACTACTGACCCGTTGTATGAACGACAAATTTTTATGAGAGGATTAACAATTTGGTTCGACTCAACCGGAGGAGACAGCAAAATTTTTGGTATCGCTTATCCGATAGGATTAAAAGATGGCGAATTTATGCGACAGCAATTCGATCAAAATAAACAAGATATGCCAAGTCATGAAGAGTTAACTAACGAATCTCTTAAGGAGCTCGAAATAATAGGTCCAATGCAAAACCAGAGATTTAGAACTTCGCCTGATGGCTCAAAAGGAATTGAAGCTAAAATAGAGAAAAGAGATGGAAATTTTATTTACATGCTTAAAGTCCCTCTTTTTAAGTCACCTGAACATTATTTTGCAATTGGAACACGAGCTGGCAAACCGCTTGGGATGGGAGTAGAATTAAACAAGCCAAATTCTCGTGATTTTCCTACATTTGGAATGGGTACTTTCAGACCACCGGAAGGGATGATGCAGCCAAACGAAGGTCAAAGAGGAAGAAGATCATTCCGTGGAATCCAAAGTCGTAATTCTGTTAGAGAATTGGACGTGTGGTGCAATATTACGCTTGCAAAATAAATATCATAAATGCCTGAAATAGTTCAACAAAATGCAATTAAATAAAAAAACATGATGGGAGAAAAACGTTCGTCGAGGAACAAGACTATTGTTTTAACAAGTAAAGAAAAAGTTTTGTACTCACAAAGATTAATAACTTTGCAAACGAAAGCCAAGCTATCTCAAATTATAAATAAAACAATAAATCAAGATTTATTCACGGCTTTAGGTTACCTTCCCGAATCTTTTGTAGATTTATTATTTATTGACCCCCCATACAATTTGAACAAATCTTTTAACTCAACTTCATTTAAGGAGATGCCGACAAAAGATTATGTTGAGTGGATTGATTCATGGCTTTCAAAGTTAGTTAGGACGCTAAAGAAGACGGCTTCGATTTATATTTGCGGTGATTATCGTTCTTCAGCAGCTATTCAACAAGTAGGTGAAAAGTATTTTAAAGTGCAAAACAGGATAGTTTGGGAAAGAGAAAAAGGGCGTGGTGCCAAAAAAAATTGGAAGAACAACACAGAAGATATATGGTTTTTTACAGTAAGTGATGATTACGTATTTAATATAGATGCGGTCAAGATTAAAAAGAAAGTGATTGCTCCTTATCGAATTAATGGTTTGCCAAAAGACTGGGAAGAATCCAAAAATGGAAATTATCGTTTAACTCATCCTTCAAATATATGGACTGATATAACAGTTCCATTCTGGTCTATGCCAGAGAATACAGAGCATCCAGCACAAAAACCAGAAAAACTATTAGCGAAAATCATATTAGCATCTACAAACGAAAACGATGTTGTTTTAGACCCTTTCCTTGGTTCGGGTACAACATCTGTCGTTGCAAAAAAACTTAACAGGAAATATGTGGGCATAGAATTAGACAAAACCTATGCGTGCTTAGCTGAAAAAAGATTATTCTTAGCAGAATCAAATAAAACGATACAAGGCTACTTTGATGGCGTATTTTGGGAAAGAAATACATTGCAAGATCAAGCAAGAATAAATTTAACCCAGAAATGAATTTTGCCGAAAGATAAATTTTTCTGCAAGCTGTTTCGGAAAAGATAGAATTGTATATCAGAAACTTATAAAAAACTCAACGTGTAATTAATAAAAAATAACCCCGGCTTATACACTCCCATTACTTGTCCACCTTTATTTGTTACTAAATTCATCTACCTCGAAGTGGTGATTTTTTCATAAATAACTCCGACTCAGATAACATACACAATTATCATTCAATAATTTTTTTAATATCTTTTTCTTTTCCGAATAGGACTAGAACATCATTAGCTTCCAATACTGTAGTGGATGTTGGGACTCCGTAAATTCTTTGTTTAACAATTTCTTCGCCAGTAGCTTCATCTTTAATGGTATAGCTTCTTTTTATTGTTATTAAGTTAAGATTAAATCTTATTCTAAGATTAATTTCTTGCAGCGACTTCCCTACAAATGCCTTGGGTGTTTTAATTTGCAGAATATTGTATTCTTCCCCGATAGGTATATAATCAAGAATATCATCGCTAAGCAAAGTATTTGCTACTTTATTAGCAATTTCAAATTCAGGTGTAATAACATGATGAACACCAAGTTTATTTAATATTTTCTCTTGAATTTTAGAAGAAGCGCGGGCAACCACTTTTTTCACACCCATTTGAAGTAAAAGAACTGAAGTTAGAATTGTATCTTCAAAATTTGTACCGATTGAAATAATAACAGCATCCATTTTATCTACTCCAACAGAGCGCAGTGCACGTTCCTCTGTTGAGTCCATCTTAATGGCATAAGTTACTTTATCTTTTATATCTTCTATTATATCCATATTGCGGTCGATTGCAATTACCTCGGCTCCTTTTTCAGCTAAGGAAATTGCAATACTTACGCCGAAATCTCCAAGTCCAATTACTGCAAATTTCTTGTTCATTTTTTCCCTATTTATAATATTGAAATATTTTCTCCAGGCAAATCGTAATAGACTGGTTCAGGCTTACGCATAAATGTGTAGAGAAAAGATATTGGACCTACTCTTCCAATAAACATAAGCATAACAATAACAAACTTACCAATTCCAGTTAAAGAAAAGGTAATGCCGCGCGATAAACCAACAGTCCCAAAAGCGCTAAAAGCTTCAAAAGAAATATCAGCTAAATTGGCTTTTTCTGTCATTGTTAAAAAGAATATTCCTAAAGTAATAAAAAATATGCTTAAACCAGTCTTAATAAGCGCCTTAATAACTATTTCATTTGATATTGATCTGTTTTTTATAACAACATTTTTCTGATTTTTTAATATCGAATAAGTGCCTTTAATTAAAATAGCAAATGTAGTGGTTTTTATTCCACCGCCAGTACCGCCGGGCGAAGCACCAACAAACATCAAAAAATAATAGAAGATTGCAGTTGAGACATAAACCGACCCAAAGTTAATCGTGTTAAAACCTGCTGTTCTGGCAGTGACTGATTGAAAAAATGCTGCATGTAATTGAGCAAAAAAATTCATCCCTCGTAAGGAGTTATCATATTCGAGTATATATGTTATAAATGTCCCGAATACAATTAGAAGTAAAGTAGTCATTAATACAATTCTGGTTTGCAGCGGAAGGTTGAAGTTTATTGCTCTGTGGCGCTCAGTTATTTTCCGAAAGTTTAGGATACTCATTATCGTGGGGAATCCAATTCCGCCAATTATTATTAGCATTGCTATTGTGGTTGTGTAAACATAGTTTGTCTTAACAATTGGGTCCATCAGATTTAACGAGAACAACGAGAAACCCGCATTACAAAAAGCAGAAATTGAATGAAACAATGATGTAAACACCGCATCCTGAGTGCTGGCAAACGACTTATGAGAACTTAAGAACAAAATTACAGCGCCTATTATTTCAACCGTAAAGGTTATTAACAACAAATAAGATAAAATTTTAGTAACAGCGCCTAAATTTTCTTCGTTAAGCAAATCGTTCAGCACAATTCTTTCTTTTATTCCTAAACCTCCAGCAAGAAATAATGCAAAAAAAGTGGTAAACGTCATTAAACCTAATCCACCTATTTGAAATAAAAGCATAATTACTACTTGTCCAAATTTTGTAAAATAAGTTGCAGTATCCACAGTAATTAATCCGGTCACACAAACCGCACTTGTTGACGTAAATAGTGCATCTATAAATGAAATGCTTCCTTTAACAGTTGCAGCTGGTAGCATTAGTAAAAATGTTCCTACCATAATTGTAAAGAAAAAACTTAAGATAAAAAGTCGAGAAGGATTAATTTTTGACTGTAAAATTTTTCTGTTGTAGCGCAAACCACCAACAATAATACCAATAACAATAAAGATTTGAGCAAAAACAATGTACAAATAAGCTATATTTTTAAGATTAAATATCCTACCTATTTTTTCTACTAAACTTAAATTGAAGAGCGATAGTATTAATTCAACAACAATTAAAACAGAAATAATAGATTCAACAATATGTGACTTCAAGTACTCTAACTTAGAGTCGGAAAGAAAAAATTGAACGTACTGATATAAAATAAACACACCAATTACAACTAAAGAGATGTAGTGTAAAACCAAGACATCTTTACCACTAATTCTAAAGCCGTATTCTAAAACAATAGATAACAAACCGAACAAACTTGAAATTATAACAACCACCTTAAGAAATCTGAGTACTTTGGTTTTTGAATAACTCTTCAATTAAATTCCTCAATTTTTTTTATTTCCGAAATAATAGATTCATTTAAGTAGTTTCTTGCCTCATTTTCATAAGCCCTGTCAAAAATATACAAGTTAGTTTCAAAAACATTTACTTTTCTTTGCATATCAACTTTCTTTAAAAAGACCTCAGGTTTATACTTACTATGGGCATATGGAGTTGAAATAGCAGCTTGTTTTAAAACGTCAGATACTTTTTCAAGCGGTAGGTTCATCGGAATTTCAAATTCAATTGAAATCAAATGTTCGGCTTGCCCAACGTTGACATTTTCTACAGGCTGCTGCAAAAAAATAGAATTCGGAATAGTGATTCGACTATTATCATCAGTAACAATTGAAGTAAAAAGCCAATGAATTTCTAGTACTTTACCTTCGTGAGTGTGAATTTTAATAAAGTCCCCTACTTCAAAAGGAGGATTGTAGAAAATTAAAAGCCCACCCATAAAATTTTTCCATAGAGGAACAGATGACACACCGATAAGCAACATCAAAAGTAAAATAATTAACAATATTATTTCTTTTGATGAACCAAAAAGAAGTGTAATTAGAATATAGAATATAATGACAGCGAAAATTATTCTTATTAAGGTAAGTATTTTAAAATAAGCTGAAGGTAGCTTTTTAAAAAACTTAGATTTAGCTGTTTTATTTAATAGATTGAAAATCCAAGTGGCAATTAGAATTAATATTACTACTTCCAAAAGAGTGAAAAAATTTATCTGTTTAATTACATCGAATATCTTATTGTTGTATTTAAGACTTTCTTTAACAAAAGTATTGGAGTTAGAGGAAGTTTTATTTGTGTTTACCGATTTTTTTCCCTTTATCTGATTAACAAAAGAGGAATCTTTCTTGCTTGAGGTGAACGTTTGTATGTTCACACTATCCTGCAGCACAATTTTATTAGGACTTGATAGGTTTGAAGAGGTATCGGATATTTTCTTAATGTTACTTGATTGATCTGATTTTAAACTATCTTGTGCTATAATGAGTTGTACAAAAGCAACAGTTATAATAAATACTATTTTTACAAAAACAAATTTCATCTAATATTTCGCCTTACCAATTCGTTTTCGATTATCTTGAACAAAAATTTATTAATAAAATAAATATTGCCGCCAACTTCAATTTGGTCTTTTCTAATTAAATTGAGAGAAACGAGCGTATTTAGAATTTCTTGCGATGTTTCGATTGGAACCCGAAATATCTCTGCATGTTCATAATCGGTCAAAGAGCCGTGCAACAGCAAAACAGATAAGGTGAGATGATAAAGATGATCCATATTAGACAATACTTTTGAAACTATTTTCTTGGGCGATTTAATGTATATTTTATTTTCTTTTATTTTTTCAATCGAAAGCAGCCAATAATACATTGCAACAACAATATTGCCTTCGGAATATTCTTCAAGTCGATTAAAGTATTCTTCTGAAAGTTTCCTTTGTTCTTCTTCAACGGATCTCGGTTTAATTATTTTAGATCTGAATCGCTGAATTTGATCTGGTATGAACTCAATTCCGTAGCCAGTTGCACTGTGTCTTTTTAGAATTATCGATTTTACATCTTTCCTATGTAAAGCATTTATAAAAATTTTTCTTTCAAATAAATCACCAAAGCTGAAGTTCTTGTCTATAAAATCCCAAGAATACTTACCAATTGAACACAGCCATAAAGTATTGTGACTTGTAACTGCCAGTATATATTTAAAAGTGTTTAATGCATCATACCCGCCTATTTTTTTAAGAAAAAGTTTATTGAGGTTTTCTAAAATAATAATTCTTTTATTGGTTCTATCGTTCAAAAGTGAAATTAATTCATCTGTTGAAAGCGTTCGTTTATAACCCAATAATTCACTAACAATTCTTAAGAAAGCATCCCTATCTGTCACGGTCTCGTCAAAACTATAGCGAATAAAATTTTTATCGCTTAATTCTGTGTTTACAATTGAATTAACAAGACTTCTTTTGCCGCTACCAGGTTCACCAATAAGAATAATAGAAGATTTTCTATTATTAATAAAATTATTCAGAACAAACTGTATAGCAGCTTGAACCTCATCTTGTCCTATGTAAAAATCTGATGTTTCTAAAGGAGTGCCATCAAAAAGCTTTTTATAAATGTAAGGAAGCTTTTCAAGATTGCTTTGGATTTGCAATACATTTTCTGTAGAGATCTCCTCGATTTTTACTTTTTTAAGATGATATTTAACCAATAAGTCATGTATAATATCTTGAAAATATTTTTTGTAGCCCCTTTTAATTGCTATCGAGTATTTTCTAAGCAGATAGGAAATAGTGTGGGTAGTTTTTTGCAGATATAAAAATAATTTAATTTTTCTTTTCTCTTTACCAACAAATAATTCAATATCCCAACTTGATCTCTTTAAGATAAGTTCATTTGTTTCTTTAATTATACTATCGACTTTTTCGTTTACTTTAGTAATAATGTTATGTTCAAGGCTGTCTATTAATTGATTTATTTGCGATATTCTATCGAGCATTTTTTCGCAGAAGGACTTACTGAGGTCCAACGCTACTTTAATACCCATTCCATTATTTCTTATTTCTTTAACAGCCGAATCAAAATGAAATGTTACAATAAGAACAAAATTTTTCACTTCGATAGAAATTAAATTTAGTTGATTAATTAGCAGTTCATTAACTTCGCTAATTTCACGAGGGAGTTTTTTGCTCAATAGACTTTTGGCTGCATCTCTCAATGGTATAGTTTTTAATTGAGCTGCTTGTGGTGTCCTGTTCTTAAATTCCAACTCAGTTTCCTCAAGCAGTTCAATTTTATCCGGCAGTTCGTTAACTATTTCAGTTAGCCCCTTGATTAAATTTTCGAAGAACAGACTAATCTTTCTGCTTGCTTTAATAGATTCAAGAGTTTTTATGTGTTTATTTATAGTGTTTAAAAATTCATCATCTTTTTTAGTTATAAAAATGGTTTCAAGTTCATTAGCTGGTTTAGTTTCATAGGCTGGTAGTTCGTTAGAAAAAGCTGAGATTTTTTTAGCTAAATTGTTAGTGGTAATACGCAAATTGTTATTAATCTCTTCTGAAACACCGATTAGCGATGAATTAACTATTTCATAAATTCTAACTTTCAACCTGTTGATATACGCTTCCTTTTGAAACAAGCCTAAAATTCCAAAATAGTATAAAGCCCAGTACCGTATTGATTGCAATGCAATTTCTTTTGCTGTTTCACTTTTATAGTAAACCTTAGAAAACCGAAAATTCTTCTCTTTATATTCATAAGTGCCTGCTGTTTTTAATGTTTCAATAAGGTGATTAAAAGGATTGGCAATAGCGTAGTATAATCTATTACTTATTTCTTCTGTAGTTGAATTAATCTGGGATGTATAAACTGTAATGGCATTAACCGTTTGCTGGTGAATTTCATCAAGCTTTTCCAATAAAATATTAGACAGAACAGGATTATCGCGTTCTTCTATAAGAAGTTTTATCAATTCTTCAAGGTCATGATTCATTTGACTGTAAAAAGATTTAACAATTCTTAAAGTAGTAAGCCGTTCCACTCCAACAAGGTTAACTGCTTCGAGAATTTCTTGAGAAGATTCACCCACTAAGTAATATTTTGCTAAATTTTTATAGTCTATCTTTCTTAGCAGTTTATAATGTTTATTAAATATTCTATTAACAAATAATTTTGTTCTATATAAAAATTTTCTGTATTTAACATAAAATGAATCCTCTCTAGCAATTGTATATTTTTCTTTTTCGAGCTCAACATAATATTCGGTTTGAAGCCCATCAGTTAAATCAATAAAAGAATAAAACAGCTCTTGTACTAAAGGCTCAAGTCGCAGTATATGACTTTCTATTTGCTTTCTTTCAATACTTAAAGCAATTAGCCAGTCAGCTATGTTTTTTTGGGCTTTTAATATTTCATTTCTTATCATGAACGGTGAGGCACCAGGCTTAATAATTGCATTTCTCAGTGCTTGATATTCCTCAGTGTACTTTTCAGTTAAACTAATAACAAGCTCGGTAGATTCTTCACCGCGTGATTGTATAAATTTACGGTCAAATTGAGTGAGAATATCGTTTACTTTAAATAGAATATTATAAAGTGAACTATTTAATTTTTCATCTGCCAAATTTGGTTCTACGAAGCGCTGTTTAAGCTTTTTAGGTATTTTTTCTTCAGCTTCTTTTTTTACTTCATCAGCAGGAATATTTGTTTTAGTTAAAGCTTCACGTTCGTCAGAAACTTTTTTGGCTTTTATTATACCTATTTTTAAAAAGATAGGTCCTATAAAAATATTCAGCGCTGCTAAAGAAGTTATTAAACTTTTAAGACCGTCACCAAGTCCAGGTAGCCGTTCAGCAATTATAATCGATAGCCCTAAGATTAGACCCCCAATAGAGAAAAAGCCAAGCCAACCGTAGTCTATCACTTCTTTTGTTTCTTTTGAAATTTTAGAAGCTATGCGTACTGAAAAAAACAGTGCTAAACCTCGTATCACAAAAATTACAAGGCCAATTAAAAGTGCTTCAGTAACAGAAACTAAATTAATTGAAGCACCAACAACTGTAAAAAATGTTATAAACACAGGAAGGGAAAGCTTTTCTAATGGGTTATGAAAATTAACCTCGTCCTTACTGTAGTTTTTTATTATAAACCCTGCAGCAACAAAAACCACTAATGTTTCTAAGTGGAGTGAGTTAGAAATTTGACTGCCAAATATTACTAATGCTAAAATGTAAATAAGCATTTCGGCATTGACATATTTGAGGTATAGAATTGAAGCAGCTCCAAGAAAAACACCCAAAACCAGAGAAAGTAATAGCTCTTTGCTAAGCTCTACGAAAACTTCAGTATCTAAAATACCAGTTGGCGAAGTTAACGCAACAGAGATTGTTAACACCACAGCTAATAGAAGTATAATTAACAAGTCCTTAACTATTGCCGTACCTAAAATCAAATCAATAAATCGTCCTTTTGCATTAGAATCATTTGCAACAACAAGAGTTAGTTCTATTGATGTTCCAAGTGCAATAACAGATAAAATTAATCCGGAGGAAATTACGGCTTGCCACCCGGCGTTTATTAGAAAAGGAATAAAAGGAGACGCAAGATAAATTAATAAAGTTACAAGGGTAAAAATGAATATAACTTTGAACAAAAGAATAAGAGAAATCGGCTTAATGAAATTTCTGATATTTGCTATCTTTAATTCCATTCCAGCTATTAGCGCGATTATGCTTAATGTAACATTATTAACGAGATTGAGGTCTTCAAGGATTTTAAGATTAAATATCTCAAGAAAGGTAGTATTAAAAATAAAGTGAGAGTAAGGACCAAAAAATATGCCTATTAAAATATAACCTATTACGCGGGGGAGTTTTAACAAAGCAAAGACTTCTCCAAAAGCGAACGAAGCAAGGATAATGAACCCAAGCGAAGCGAGGGTTCTAGGATGTATTATTGCAGTAGAAGTAACCTGAATAGTTTGTACAAATAAAAAAATGCCAAACAAAATTCCTATTATAAAAAATCTTCGTATAATTGCTGTCATTGATTTTCTCCGATTATCTCTCCGGAATCAATTAGCAATTTTTTAGTTGAAGAGTAACCAATCAACCCAAAAAATATTACGGAGACTAAAACATAACTAATAACCATGGGCGTTAAATTGTTCTTATAAACATTAAGATAATCGATTGCCATTGCACAAACGATGATATCCTGAGCTATTAAGCCCGAGCCAATTTTAGCTGAAAGCTTTTCCTTTTCAAACGCACTAATAAAAGCAAAATAACTTGCCGCTTTTTTTGAAATAAACCGTAAAACTATAAATGCAATAGACCCAATGATAAATATATTGAGTTTGGCAGGGACCCAGTAAAAGCCGGCAGTCACTACTATCAGCAACCCAAACGGCTCTAAAAGTCTGAACAAAGCCTTTTCAAGCTTCTGTGATACTTTCGAAAAATTTACTAAAACAAAACCAACAAGAAAATTCATGTAGAGCGGCGAAAAATTCAGGAAATACGCTAACCCACTTGTAAAAATCGTAATACCTACTACAGCAACAAAAAATTTATTCTCGTTTTCTTCTCGTCCTAAAAATATGTTAAATAATATACCTACAAGTAATGCAAGTAAAATACTTATTACTACCCACTCAGTAGAAGTAATTTTGTGAGAACCAAAATCTGCACTAAGAGTATCTATACCTCCAATATGATAAACCCCAAATAATAATCCGTAGATAAAAATTGTTAAACTAATATTCATTTTTGTAACTGAATCAATTGCCAATGATAGAGGACCATCTAATCTGTACTTGGTGAGTAAAGCATTGATTGCGTAATTAGAGGAGACAGAACCAGTCACAGCTAAGAAGTAAGACGCAGCAATAATATCATTAAGGTTTTTTCCATTGTAAAAAAAATAATAAAGTATTCCAAATGCTGCACCGCCAATTAAGAATAATGCAGTAACTATATCAAAGCTTACAAGACGGATATGCTCTGTATCCGATTTTTGGAAATCTGCTAATCTGAATTTTAGCCCATATATTAATCCAATTATTCCTATTGCAGCAGAAATTCCGGGTGATAATTGTTGCAGCGTGCTATTATCAATTATTTCTAAGTAATTTAAATGAAAGGCTGCTTTTAACCAGTTTGCAAATGATGGACCGATAATTATTCCTAAAAAAATGTATTCTATTCCTGAAGGAGTATAAAATTTTGTATGGATTTTTCCTTTTAAGTAGCTTGTGCTTAGAAAAG
Protein-coding sequences here:
- a CDS encoding mechanosensitive ion channel domain-containing protein yields the protein MKFVFVKIVFIITVAFVQLIIAQDSLKSDQSSNIKKISDTSSNLSSPNKIVLQDSVNIQTFTSSKKDSSFVNQIKGKKSVNTNKTSSNSNTFVKESLKYNNKIFDVIKQINFFTLLEVVILILIATWIFNLLNKTAKSKFFKKLPSAYFKILTLIRIIFAVIIFYILITLLFGSSKEIILLIILLLMLLIGVSSVPLWKNFMGGLLIFYNPPFEVGDFIKIHTHEGKVLEIHWLFTSIVTDDNSRITIPNSIFLQQPVENVNVGQAEHLISIEFEIPMNLPLEKVSDVLKQAAISTPYAHSKYKPEVFLKKVDMQRKVNVFETNLYIFDRAYENEARNYLNESIISEIKKIEEFN
- a CDS encoding cation:proton antiporter; the protein is MTAIIRRFFIIGILFGIFLFVQTIQVTSTAIIHPRTLASLGFIILASFAFGEVFALLKLPRVIGYILIGIFFGPYSHFIFNTTFLEIFNLKILEDLNLVNNVTLSIIALIAGMELKIANIRNFIKPISLILLFKVIFIFTLVTLLIYLASPFIPFLINAGWQAVISSGLILSVIALGTSIELTLVVANDSNAKGRFIDLILGTAIVKDLLIILLLAVVLTISVALTSPTGILDTEVFVELSKELLLSLVLGVFLGAASILYLKYVNAEMLIYILALVIFGSQISNSLHLETLVVFVAAGFIIKNYSKDEVNFHNPLEKLSLPVFITFFTVVGASINLVSVTEALLIGLVIFVIRGLALFFSVRIASKISKETKEVIDYGWLGFFSIGGLILGLSIIIAERLPGLGDGLKSLITSLAALNIFIGPIFLKIGIIKAKKVSDEREALTKTNIPADEVKKEAEEKIPKKLKQRFVEPNLADEKLNSSLYNILFKVNDILTQFDRKFIQSRGEESTELVISLTEKYTEEYQALRNAIIKPGASPFMIRNEILKAQKNIADWLIALSIERKQIESHILRLEPLVQELFYSFIDLTDGLQTEYYVELEKEKYTIAREDSFYVKYRKFLYRTKLFVNRIFNKHYKLLRKIDYKNLAKYYLVGESSQEILEAVNLVGVERLTTLRIVKSFYSQMNHDLEELIKLLIEERDNPVLSNILLEKLDEIHQQTVNAITVYTSQINSTTEEISNRLYYAIANPFNHLIETLKTAGTYEYKEKNFRFSKVYYKSETAKEIALQSIRYWALYYFGILGLFQKEAYINRLKVRIYEIVNSSLIGVSEEINNNLRITTNNLAKKISAFSNELPAYETKPANELETIFITKKDDEFLNTINKHIKTLESIKASRKISLFFENLIKGLTEIVNELPDKIELLEETELEFKNRTPQAAQLKTIPLRDAAKSLLSKKLPREISEVNELLINQLNLISIEVKNFVLIVTFHFDSAVKEIRNNGMGIKVALDLSKSFCEKMLDRISQINQLIDSLEHNIITKVNEKVDSIIKETNELILKRSSWDIELFVGKEKRKIKLFLYLQKTTHTISYLLRKYSIAIKRGYKKYFQDIIHDLLVKYHLKKVKIEEISTENVLQIQSNLEKLPYIYKKLFDGTPLETSDFYIGQDEVQAAIQFVLNNFINNRKSSIILIGEPGSGKRSLVNSIVNTELSDKNFIRYSFDETVTDRDAFLRIVSELLGYKRTLSTDELISLLNDRTNKRIIILENLNKLFLKKIGGYDALNTFKYILAVTSHNTLWLCSIGKYSWDFIDKNFSFGDLFERKIFINALHRKDVKSIILKRHSATGYGIEFIPDQIQRFRSKIIKPRSVEEEQRKLSEEYFNRLEEYSEGNIVVAMYYWLLSIEKIKENKIYIKSPKKIVSKVLSNMDHLYHLTLSVLLLHGSLTDYEHAEIFRVPIETSQEILNTLVSLNLIRKDQIEVGGNIYFINKFLFKIIENELVRRNIR